One genomic segment of Devosia sp. includes these proteins:
- a CDS encoding NADH-quinone oxidoreductase subunit C — MDEIVAADPLVTLGEHIVASLGADATGFEVAFGDLSITVPRDSIVNVAKFLRDDPKCRFIGFVDVCGADYPARELRFDVVYHLLSPHLNQRIRIKLEADDVTPVPSICDVFPGANWFERETYDLYGVLFSGHPDLRRILTDYGFDGHPLRKDFPLTGFVEVRYDEERKRVVYEPVKLTQEFRSFDYLSPWEGTDYVLPGDEKAKN, encoded by the coding sequence ATGGACGAAATAGTTGCAGCCGACCCGCTCGTCACTCTGGGCGAGCATATCGTCGCATCCCTGGGCGCGGACGCCACGGGGTTCGAGGTGGCCTTCGGCGACCTGAGCATCACCGTGCCGCGCGATTCCATCGTCAATGTGGCGAAGTTCCTGCGCGATGATCCTAAATGCCGCTTCATTGGCTTTGTTGACGTCTGCGGGGCCGACTATCCGGCGCGCGAACTGCGCTTCGATGTGGTCTATCACCTGCTGAGCCCGCATCTGAACCAGCGTATCCGCATCAAGCTCGAAGCCGATGACGTCACCCCGGTCCCGTCCATCTGCGACGTCTTTCCCGGCGCGAACTGGTTCGAGCGCGAAACCTATGACCTTTATGGCGTGCTGTTCTCGGGTCACCCCGACCTGCGCCGCATCCTGACCGACTACGGCTTTGACGGCCATCCGCTGCGCAAGGACTTCCCGCTGACCGGCTTTGTGGAAGTGCGCTACGATGAAGAGCGCAAGCGCGTCGTGTACGAACCGGTCAAGCTCACCCAGGAATTCCGCTCGTTCGATTACCTGTCGCCCTGGGAAGGCACCGATTACGTGCTGCCCGGCGACGAGAAGGCGAAGAACTGA
- the msrA gene encoding peptide-methionine (S)-S-oxide reductase MsrA: protein MPTRSADPVRRRLVAGLALSPLLSFASLRTDVLAQEEPVVIPPPDRNLEESGETARAVFAGGCFWGVQGVFQRVKGVRNAVSGYSGGSAETATYDLTTRGDTGHAETVDITYDPREVSFGELLHIFFSVAHNPTQLNYQGPDRGTQYRSTIFVLNEAQAEVAQAYMDQLDATGLFEGPIVTTLEPFEAFYAAEQYHQDFLTLNPDWPYIVVHDLPKIAALESLFPDAFRAEPILVGMLPTG from the coding sequence ATGCCCACCCGCTCCGCCGATCCCGTCCGCCGCCGTCTCGTCGCCGGGCTTGCCCTTAGTCCGCTGCTTTCGTTCGCATCGCTGCGCACAGATGTGCTGGCGCAGGAAGAACCGGTGGTCATTCCCCCGCCTGACCGGAACCTTGAGGAATCGGGTGAAACGGCCCGTGCCGTGTTCGCGGGCGGATGTTTTTGGGGCGTTCAAGGCGTTTTTCAGCGGGTCAAAGGCGTCAGGAATGCCGTCTCGGGCTACTCCGGAGGCAGCGCCGAGACGGCCACCTACGATCTGACCACCCGCGGCGACACCGGCCATGCCGAAACCGTCGACATTACCTATGACCCGCGCGAGGTCAGTTTCGGCGAATTGCTGCACATCTTCTTCTCTGTCGCCCACAACCCGACACAACTGAATTATCAGGGGCCCGATCGGGGAACCCAATACCGCTCGACCATCTTCGTCCTCAACGAAGCCCAGGCCGAGGTCGCCCAGGCCTACATGGACCAGCTCGATGCCACCGGCCTGTTCGAGGGGCCCATCGTCACCACGCTGGAGCCGTTCGAGGCCTTCTATGCGGCCGAGCAGTACCACCAGGACTTTCTGACCCTCAATCCTGACTGGCCCTATATCGTGGTTCACGACCTGCCCAAGATCGCGGCCCTCGAATCTCTCTTTCCCGATGCGTTCAGGGCGGAGCCGATCCTGGTGGGCATGCTGCCGACCGGTTGA
- the nuoF gene encoding NADH-quinone oxidoreductase subunit NuoF encodes MLADKDRIFTNLYGRHDWQLDGARDRGAWVGTKEFIDNGRDWIVNEVKASGLRGRGGAGFPTALKWTFMPKEGAGDGRPSQLLVNADESEPGTCKDREILRHDPHHLVEGCLLAGRAMGAHIAYVYIRGEFIRERQRFEAAVQQAYDARLIGKNNVHGWDFDIVVHHGAGAYICGEETALMESLEGKKGQPRLKPPFPAAMGVYGNPTTVNNVESIAVVPEILRRSGAWFASIGRANNTGTKLMCVSGHVNRPATFEEAMGESFKDIIEKHCGGIRGGWDNLLAVIPGGSSVPCVPGEKIQNAIVDFDGLREVGSSMGTAAIIVMDKSTDIIRAIWRLSAFYKHESCGQCTPCREGTGWMMRVMERMVEGRAQKREIDMLFEVTKQIEGHTICALGDAAAWPIQGLIRNFRHVIEERIDQYTYSSTSDGAVPSIAAE; translated from the coding sequence ATGCTCGCTGACAAGGATCGTATCTTCACCAACCTCTATGGCCGCCATGACTGGCAGCTCGATGGCGCGCGCGACCGCGGCGCCTGGGTGGGCACGAAGGAATTCATCGACAACGGTCGCGATTGGATCGTCAACGAAGTCAAGGCTTCCGGCCTTCGCGGTCGCGGCGGCGCTGGTTTCCCGACCGCGCTGAAATGGACCTTCATGCCCAAGGAAGGGGCGGGAGACGGCCGGCCGAGCCAGCTTCTGGTCAATGCCGACGAGTCCGAGCCCGGCACCTGCAAGGATCGCGAGATCCTGCGCCACGATCCGCACCATCTGGTCGAAGGCTGCCTTTTGGCGGGCCGTGCCATGGGCGCGCATATCGCCTATGTCTATATCCGCGGCGAGTTCATCCGCGAGCGCCAGCGCTTCGAAGCCGCTGTTCAGCAGGCCTATGACGCCAGGCTCATCGGCAAGAACAACGTCCATGGCTGGGACTTCGATATCGTCGTCCACCACGGCGCCGGCGCCTATATCTGTGGCGAAGAAACCGCGCTGATGGAAAGCCTTGAAGGCAAGAAGGGCCAGCCCCGCCTCAAGCCGCCATTCCCGGCGGCCATGGGTGTCTATGGCAACCCGACAACCGTCAACAACGTCGAATCCATCGCCGTCGTCCCGGAAATCCTGCGCCGGTCCGGCGCCTGGTTTGCCTCCATCGGGCGCGCCAACAATACCGGCACCAAGCTGATGTGCGTCTCCGGCCACGTGAACCGGCCGGCCACCTTCGAAGAGGCCATGGGCGAGAGCTTCAAGGACATCATCGAAAAGCATTGCGGCGGCATCCGCGGCGGCTGGGACAATCTGCTGGCGGTTATCCCCGGCGGCTCCTCGGTGCCCTGCGTGCCGGGCGAGAAGATCCAGAACGCCATCGTCGATTTCGACGGCCTGCGCGAGGTTGGCTCATCCATGGGCACCGCGGCGATCATCGTCATGGACAAGTCCACCGACATCATCCGGGCCATCTGGCGCCTGTCGGCTTTCTACAAGCACGAGAGCTGCGGTCAGTGCACTCCGTGCCGTGAAGGCACCGGCTGGATGATGCGGGTCATGGAACGCATGGTCGAGGGCCGCGCCCAGAAGCGCGAAATCGACATGCTGTTCGAAGTGACCAAGCAGATCGAAGGCCACACCATTTGTGCCCTTGGCGACGCGGCCGCATGGCCGATCCAGGGCCTGATCCGCAACTTCCGTCACGTGATCGAAGAGCGGATCGATCAATATACCTATTCATCCACCAGCGACGGCGCCGTGCCGTCGATCGCTGCGGAGTAA
- a CDS encoding TCR/Tet family MFS transporter, producing MSERTMNKALVVILAAVMLDAIGIGLIFPILPALLREVGHTTDIATILGVMLALYSACQFLFSPILGVLSDRFGRRPVLLVSLAGAAIDYVVMAIAPELWLLVIGRAIAGVTSANMAVATAYITDISTEDERAKRFGLFHAMFGIGFIIGPVLGGILGDIWLRSPFLVAAALNGINFALALFVLPESRPGRSDARFTWDTLNPFKPLAWAMTFKALVPIMAIFFIMNLVGTVYGTSWAIYSEDVFAWNGMMIGLSLGAFGVFHALAQAFLTGPAVEKLGERWALIVGMAFETGAMLTLAFASNGLLLFLMAPVFALGGIGMPALQSLTTRQVDADRQGQLQGVLASLVSLAAVFGPLLFSTLYHGLRASWPGAIWLVAIAIYLCAVPLMIGLGRMRPGAASAAADSA from the coding sequence ATGTCGGAGCGAACAATGAACAAGGCGCTTGTCGTCATCCTGGCCGCGGTCATGCTGGACGCGATCGGCATCGGCCTGATTTTCCCGATCCTGCCGGCGCTGCTGCGCGAAGTCGGCCATACGACCGATATCGCCACCATTCTCGGGGTGATGCTGGCGCTCTATTCGGCCTGCCAGTTCCTGTTTTCGCCCATTCTGGGTGTGTTGAGCGACCGCTTCGGGCGCCGGCCCGTCCTGTTGGTTTCCCTGGCCGGCGCCGCCATCGACTATGTCGTCATGGCCATCGCGCCCGAGCTTTGGCTGCTGGTCATCGGCCGGGCGATCGCCGGCGTCACCAGCGCCAATATGGCCGTGGCGACCGCCTATATCACCGACATTTCCACCGAGGACGAGCGGGCAAAGCGTTTTGGGCTTTTCCACGCCATGTTCGGCATCGGCTTCATCATCGGTCCGGTGCTCGGCGGTATTCTCGGTGACATCTGGCTGCGCTCGCCCTTCCTCGTGGCGGCCGCCCTCAACGGCATCAATTTCGCGCTGGCCCTGTTCGTGCTGCCCGAATCCCGGCCCGGACGCAGCGATGCCCGCTTTACCTGGGACACGCTCAACCCCTTCAAGCCGCTGGCCTGGGCCATGACCTTCAAGGCACTGGTGCCGATCATGGCGATCTTCTTCATCATGAACCTGGTGGGCACGGTTTATGGCACCAGCTGGGCCATCTATAGTGAAGACGTCTTCGCCTGGAATGGCATGATGATCGGTCTGTCCCTTGGGGCGTTTGGCGTCTTTCATGCCCTGGCGCAGGCCTTTCTCACCGGCCCCGCGGTCGAAAAGCTGGGCGAGCGCTGGGCCCTCATCGTCGGCATGGCGTTCGAAACCGGAGCCATGCTGACCCTCGCGTTTGCCAGTAACGGACTGCTGCTCTTCCTGATGGCGCCGGTTTTTGCGCTCGGTGGCATCGGCATGCCTGCGCTGCAATCATTGACCACAAGGCAGGTGGATGCCGACCGTCAGGGGCAGTTGCAGGGCGTTCTGGCCAGCCTGGTCAGCCTTGCTGCCGTCTTCGGGCCCCTGCTGTTCAGCACGCTCTATCACGGCCTGCGCGCGAGCTGGCCCGGTGCCATCTGGCTCGTGGCCATTGCCATTTATCTGTGTGCCGTGCCGCTCATGATCGGGCTTGGACGCATGCGTCCGGGTGCTGCATCGGCAGCCGCTGATTCTGCCTGA
- a CDS encoding NADH-quinone oxidoreductase subunit B has protein sequence MGLSPSSSTLVTPQPTGALDPATGKPVGADDPFFAGVNNELADKGFLVTTVSQLITWARTGSLMWMQTGLACCAVEMMQMSMPRYDIERFGTAPRASPRQSDVLIVAGTLTNKMAPALRKVYDQMPEPRYVISMGSCANGGGYYHYSYSVVRGCDRVLPVDVYVPGCPPTAEALLYGILLLQKKIRRDGTIER, from the coding sequence ATGGGATTGAGCCCGTCCAGTTCGACACTGGTTACTCCGCAGCCGACCGGCGCTCTCGATCCGGCGACTGGCAAGCCGGTAGGCGCAGACGATCCGTTTTTCGCAGGCGTGAACAACGAGTTGGCCGACAAGGGCTTTCTTGTCACCACCGTCTCGCAGCTCATCACCTGGGCGCGTACCGGCTCGTTGATGTGGATGCAGACCGGCCTGGCCTGCTGCGCCGTTGAAATGATGCAGATGTCGATGCCGCGCTACGACATCGAGCGCTTCGGGACGGCCCCGCGCGCTTCACCGCGCCAGTCGGACGTGCTGATTGTCGCCGGCACATTGACCAACAAGATGGCTCCGGCCCTGCGCAAGGTCTATGACCAGATGCCCGAGCCGCGCTACGTGATCTCGATGGGCAGCTGCGCTAATGGCGGCGGCTACTATCACTATTCCTATTCAGTGGTTCGTGGCTGTGACCGCGTGCTGCCCGTGGACGTCTATGTCCCGGGTTGCCCGCCAACAGCCGAGGCGCTTCTCTACGGCATTTTGCTGCTGCAGAAGAAGATCCGCCGAGACGGCACGATCGAACGGTAG
- a CDS encoding HU family DNA-binding protein, with product MNKNDLVGVVADKATITKAQAAEAVDAVFEAITASLKGGDEVRLVGFGTFAVSKRKASTGRNPATGAEIQIPASNQAKFKPGKGLKDAIN from the coding sequence ATGAACAAGAACGATCTGGTTGGCGTCGTTGCCGACAAGGCTACGATCACCAAGGCACAGGCCGCCGAAGCGGTTGACGCAGTGTTCGAGGCAATCACCGCTTCCCTGAAGGGCGGCGACGAGGTTCGTCTGGTTGGTTTCGGCACCTTTGCCGTCTCCAAGCGCAAGGCGTCCACCGGCCGCAACCCGGCCACCGGTGCCGAGATTCAGATCCCGGCTTCGAACCAGGCCAAGTTCAAGCCCGGCAAGGGCCTGAAGGACGCGATCAACTAA
- a CDS encoding NADH-quinone oxidoreductase subunit A yields the protein MTDLLSDYLPIVIFIALAAVIGAALLVAPFLVSVKRPDPEKVSAFEAGFEAFDDARMKVDVRFYLVSILFIIFDLEVAFLFPWAVAFRDVGWFGFTSMMIFLAVLTIGFIYEWRKGALEWD from the coding sequence ATGACTGATTTGCTCAGCGACTATCTCCCCATCGTCATCTTCATAGCCCTTGCTGCCGTCATCGGCGCTGCGCTTCTGGTGGCGCCGTTCCTGGTGTCGGTGAAGCGGCCTGATCCGGAAAAGGTGTCGGCTTTCGAGGCGGGGTTTGAGGCCTTTGACGATGCGCGCATGAAGGTGGACGTCCGTTTCTACCTCGTGTCGATTCTCTTCATCATCTTCGATCTCGAAGTTGCCTTCCTTTTCCCCTGGGCCGTGGCGTTCCGGGATGTGGGCTGGTTCGGCTTTACCTCGATGATGATTTTCCTGGCCGTTCTCACCATCGGCTTTATCTATGAATGGCGTAAGGGAGCCCTGGAATGGGATTGA
- a CDS encoding NADH-quinone oxidoreductase subunit E, with protein sequence MSVRRLADESVQPASFAFTAENAAWAEKRIGLYPEGRQQSAVIPLLMRAQDQDGWVSRATIETIAEMLSMPYIRVLEVATFYTQFQLQPVGTRAHVQVCGTTPCMLRGAEGLIEVCKSKIHAEPHHLNADGTLSWEEVECAGACVNAPMVAIFHDTYEDLTADRLGEIIDAFQAGKGDSIKPGPQIERQYSSAEGGDTTLLEKPTAKREKFVPPPAPDAPAAAAAPAASPAPTTAAKPKDVAEENAPALKGTPKEAKVSEAKAEGERKSADAAAKADGKPNTAMREGATGAESKGEAIDGGKAVGKGKTAAPAKGAASTATRKSKPKVDAPAANPREVSPTRDAASPQALFATPEGAADDLKLISGVGPVIEGKLNALGITQYAQIAKFKKADIARVDEVLNFRGRIERDDWVKQAKALAKGGADEYRKVFGKDPR encoded by the coding sequence ATGTCTGTGCGACGCCTTGCAGACGAGTCGGTGCAGCCGGCAAGTTTCGCCTTCACTGCTGAAAACGCGGCCTGGGCCGAGAAACGCATCGGGCTCTATCCCGAGGGCCGTCAGCAGTCCGCCGTGATTCCGCTGCTGATGCGGGCACAGGATCAGGACGGCTGGGTCAGCCGCGCGACGATCGAGACGATCGCCGAAATGCTGTCCATGCCCTATATCCGCGTTCTCGAGGTTGCGACCTTCTATACGCAGTTCCAGCTCCAGCCCGTTGGCACGCGTGCCCACGTGCAGGTGTGCGGCACCACGCCCTGCATGCTGCGCGGCGCCGAAGGCCTGATCGAGGTCTGCAAATCCAAGATCCACGCCGAGCCGCACCATCTCAATGCTGACGGCACCCTGTCCTGGGAAGAGGTCGAATGCGCCGGCGCCTGCGTCAACGCGCCGATGGTCGCCATCTTCCATGACACCTACGAGGATCTGACCGCCGACCGCCTCGGCGAGATCATCGACGCCTTCCAGGCCGGCAAGGGCGACAGCATCAAGCCTGGCCCGCAGATCGAGCGTCAGTATTCGAGCGCCGAGGGTGGCGACACGACCCTGCTCGAAAAGCCCACGGCCAAGCGCGAAAAGTTTGTTCCGCCCCCGGCACCCGATGCCCCCGCCGCTGCGGCAGCGCCCGCGGCATCCCCGGCGCCGACGACCGCTGCAAAGCCCAAGGACGTGGCCGAAGAGAACGCGCCTGCCCTCAAGGGCACGCCAAAGGAAGCCAAGGTTTCCGAGGCCAAGGCCGAAGGCGAGCGCAAGTCCGCAGATGCGGCAGCCAAGGCCGACGGCAAGCCCAATACGGCCATGCGTGAGGGCGCAACCGGCGCTGAGTCCAAGGGCGAAGCCATTGATGGCGGCAAGGCCGTTGGCAAGGGCAAGACCGCCGCGCCCGCGAAGGGCGCCGCGTCCACTGCGACCCGCAAGTCCAAGCCCAAGGTCGACGCTCCGGCCGCAAACCCGCGCGAAGTGTCCCCGACACGGGACGCGGCGTCCCCTCAGGCCCTGTTCGCAACGCCTGAAGGTGCTGCCGACGACCTCAAGTTGATTTCCGGCGTCGGTCCGGTGATCGAAGGCAAGCTCAATGCCCTGGGCATCACGCAATATGCCCAGATCGCCAAGTTCAAGAAGGCCGACATCGCCCGCGTTGATGAGGTCCTGAACTTCCGGGGCCGTATCGAGCGCGACGACTGGGTCAAGCAGGCCAAGGCGCTCGCCAAGGGCGGTGCTGACGAATACCGCAAGGTCTTTGGAAAGGACCCGCGCTAA
- a CDS encoding porin family protein, with product MAADAITVPLSSTAEIPIGDSSGFDWTGFYAGVFAGLQSSPAGGDQVALGVNAGVNAQFDFYLLGAEVAVRGLTGGVGESTYGQLLGRAGLIASDDVMIYAAGGYGIDLGPPAEQDALLGGGIEYAVTDSVSLRAEYVHGFPLEGGNPKDQITFGANFHF from the coding sequence ATGGCCGCCGACGCTATCACCGTGCCCTTGTCCAGCACCGCCGAAATCCCCATCGGCGATTCCAGCGGATTCGACTGGACGGGCTTTTATGCCGGCGTCTTCGCCGGACTGCAGTCGAGCCCTGCCGGCGGTGACCAGGTTGCCCTGGGCGTGAACGCAGGCGTCAACGCCCAATTCGACTTCTATCTCCTGGGTGCTGAAGTGGCCGTGCGTGGACTCACCGGCGGAGTCGGCGAAAGCACCTATGGGCAGCTGCTGGGCAGGGCAGGGCTTATCGCCTCGGACGACGTCATGATCTACGCTGCCGGCGGCTATGGCATTGACCTCGGCCCGCCGGCCGAGCAGGACGCGCTCCTTGGCGGCGGCATCGAATATGCCGTCACCGACTCGGTGTCCCTGCGCGCAGAATATGTCCACGGATTCCCCCTTGAGGGCGGAAATCCCAAGGACCAGATCACCTTCGGCGCCAATTTCCACTTCTAG
- a CDS encoding NADH-quinone oxidoreductase subunit D produces MSEVDVRNFTINFGPVHPSAHGVLRMILELDGELVERVDPHVGLLHRGTEKLIEYKTYLQAVPYFDRLDYVAPMNQEHAFALAVERMLEIEVPRRGQLIRVLYAEIGRLLAHLMNVTTQAMDIGALTPPLWGFEQREKLMVFYERASGARMHAAYFRPGGVHQDLPQALIDDIAVFCEEFPAALADIDKLLTGNRIFKQRNVDIGVVPLEEAWGRGFSGVMVRASGAAWDLRKSQPYDAYAEMDFDIPTGSNGDCYDRYLVRMEEMRQANEIMKQCIAKLNAPDGKGPVASTDGKVVPPKRGEMKRSMEALIHHFKLYTEGYKVPAGDIYAAVEAPKGEFGVYVVSDGTNKPYRCHIRAPGFAHLSAMDHLCRGHMLADVTAILGSIDIVFGEVDR; encoded by the coding sequence ATGTCTGAAGTCGACGTCCGCAATTTCACCATCAACTTTGGTCCCGTCCACCCCTCGGCGCATGGCGTGCTGCGCATGATCCTCGAGCTCGATGGCGAATTGGTCGAGCGCGTTGATCCGCATGTGGGCCTGTTGCATCGCGGCACTGAAAAGCTGATCGAGTACAAGACCTATCTGCAGGCCGTGCCCTATTTCGATCGTCTCGACTATGTCGCGCCGATGAACCAGGAACATGCCTTTGCCCTGGCCGTCGAACGCATGCTCGAGATCGAGGTGCCCCGTCGCGGCCAGCTCATTCGCGTGCTCTATGCCGAAATCGGGCGTCTGCTCGCCCACCTGATGAACGTCACCACCCAGGCCATGGATATTGGCGCGCTGACGCCGCCGCTTTGGGGTTTTGAGCAGCGCGAAAAGCTCATGGTGTTCTACGAACGCGCATCCGGCGCCCGTATGCACGCGGCCTATTTCCGGCCCGGCGGCGTCCACCAGGATCTGCCGCAGGCCCTGATCGACGATATCGCCGTGTTCTGCGAAGAGTTTCCGGCCGCCCTTGCCGATATCGACAAGCTTCTCACCGGCAACCGCATTTTCAAGCAGCGCAATGTCGACATCGGCGTGGTGCCGCTCGAAGAGGCCTGGGGCCGCGGCTTCTCCGGCGTGATGGTGCGTGCCTCCGGCGCCGCCTGGGACCTGCGCAAGAGCCAGCCCTACGACGCCTATGCCGAGATGGATTTCGATATCCCCACCGGCTCGAACGGCGACTGCTATGACCGGTACCTGGTCCGCATGGAAGAGATGCGCCAGGCCAACGAGATCATGAAGCAGTGCATTGCCAAGCTGAATGCGCCGGACGGCAAGGGCCCCGTCGCCTCCACGGATGGCAAGGTGGTGCCGCCCAAGCGGGGCGAGATGAAGCGCTCGATGGAAGCGCTCATCCATCACTTCAAGCTCTATACCGAAGGCTACAAGGTGCCCGCTGGCGACATCTACGCCGCCGTGGAAGCGCCCAAGGGCGAGTTCGGCGTCTATGTGGTGTCCGATGGCACCAACAAGCCCTATCGCTGCCATATCCGCGCGCCGGGTTTTGCGCATCTGAGTGCCATGGATCACCTGTGCCGGGGCCACATGCTGGCCGACGTCACCGCGATCCTGGGGTCGATTGATATTGTGTTCGGAGAGGTTGATCGCTGA